GGCAATATAAGTTGGAATGTTATTCATAGGTCCTGGACGATAAAGAGAAATTAAAGCAATAATGTCTTCAATACAGTCTGGCTTTAATTTTATTAGAGTTTCCCTCATTCCCGAACTTTCAAGTTGGAATATACCAATTGAATCACCACTTGATAGTAATTCATAAGTTTTCTTATCACTCAAAGATATAGATGATATGTTAAACTTTTCTTCATCTCTATTTATCAAGTTGCAAGTGTGTTTAATGAGAGTAAGTGTACTTAAGCCTAAAAAGTCGAATTTTACTAATCCTGCTTTTTCAACATATTTCATGCTGTATTGAGTAATTGGCAGGTCAGAATTAGGATCGTAATATATTGGTATTAGATCTTCTAATTTTCTATCGCAAATTACAATACCTGCTGCATGGGTTGAAACATGCCGACAAATTCCTTCAAGCTTTAAAGATATATCAAGTAATCTAGAGACAGTCTTATCACTATCACGTTCTCTTTGTAGATTTTTATCCATAGCAATTGCCTGTGATAAAGTAACAGGGTTTACTGGATTGAAAGGGATCATTTTGCATATTTTATCAACCTGTGAGTAAGGCATCTGCATTACCCTGCCGACATCGCGCAGTACAGCTTTTGCTTGCAATTTTCCGAAAGTTATTATCTGGGCAACGTAACCATATTTTTCCTTAACATAGCTAATAACATTGTCCCTACCTTCCTGACAAAAATCGATATCAAAATCTGGCATGGAGATACGTCCTGGATTCAAAAATCTCTCAAATATCAATCCAAATTTTAGTGGATCTAGCTCTGTAATTTGCAGTGCCCAAGCAACAAGTGACCCAGCACCAGATCCTCTACCAGGTCCAACTGGTATTCCATTTTTCTTGCTCCAACAGATAAAGTCAGAAACAATAAGAAAATAACCTGGATAATTCATGGAAATAATTACATCTAATTCATAGTTCAAGCGATCGTAATATTTTCGCTCTGCTTCATCGTCTAAACTATAGCTTGCAAGACGCAACTGCAAACCAGAACTAGCCTGCTCTTTTAATTCATCAGCTTCAGTTTTACCACTAGAGCAAGGAAATTTAGGTAAAATGGGGTCCTGTGCCTTGGGCATAAAAGCACATTTTTGTGCTATCAGCATAGTATTGTTTATTGCTTCTGGTATATCGGAAAATAACTTCTGCATTTCGCTATTGGATTTAAAGTAGTACTCTGATGTGAGTTTATTTCTACTCTCATCAAGCACATAACCACCTGCAGCAATGCAGGTAAGCGCGTCATATGCTTCATAATCATCGCGACTAGCAAAGAGAACACCATTTGTGGCAACTAAAGGAACGTTGTTGCTATAAGCAAAATCTATAAGTTTTTCTTCTACCCCTTCTTTAAAACCATGGCGCTGCAGTTCAACATATATATTACCTTCAAAGAAAGACAATAAATTGTTGATTATGCTGATGCTATCTTTACTTCCTTCAAGTATAAGCTGAGACAATATACCATCATTGCCACCAGTTAAAACTATAATACCATCTCTCAGAGAAAATAAATGATCAATGTCTATATACGGATTATCATTTTGATGCTTACACTTTTTGAATGATTCGCTTACTAAATTCACCAAGTTAATATAACCTTGCTTGTTCTTTGCAAGGAGTAATGCAGGGGCAGTTTTAGTATTATCTAAATACTTAACCATAAGGACGCACCCTATAATTGGTTGTACACCTTTTGCCGCAGCATATTCTGCAAATTCTAGTGAACCAAACAAGTTACCTAGATCTGTAATTGCCACTGCTGGCATATTATTCTGTACACATAGGCTAACTAGCTCCTCAATTTTAATTGATCCCTTAAGTAAAGAGTAAACACTATGAGTGCGCAGATGAATGAACATTATAAAATGATGTAATTATATCAAACCTTAATATAGAAAGTTTATGTCACTAAATCTTATCTACAATAAAGTTGAGCTAAATTCTACCATATTGGAAAATTGGTATATTAAAAATTTTTTACTTTATAATTAAAATATTAATTTAAAATAGTAACTTTTTCTACATGTAAAAACTAAATGCGCATAGTCACAAGAGTAATTAACTTACTTTTTCCTCGAGTTTGCTTGAATTGCAACTGCATTATTTCTGAGAATAAAGATTTATGCAATGAGTGTTATCAAAAGATTGATTTTCTAAATCAAAATTATTGTGATTTATGTGGCTGTATAATCACAAGTAACGCTAACTTGTGTGGAAAGTGTATAGCAGACTCTCCACCTTTTTCAATGTTAAGGTCGGCTTTTGCTTATAATGCAGATAGTAAGAACATGATTATAAGTCTTAAATTTTTTGACAATACAAATTATGTGAAGACTTATGCTCAATGGATGTATGAAAAGAATAGGGATATGTTTATTGGTGTAGATTCCATTATTCCAGTTCCACTTCACAGGTGGCGCTTATTTCAGCGTAAATACAATCAAGCAGCACTACTAGCAAAAGCAATAAGCTGTTTATCAAACGTTTCATGTCAGCTATTTGCTGTTAAACGCTCAATTAATACTCATGCGCAAACAGGGCTTTCAACTAAACAACGTGAAGCAAATGTAAAAAGAGCATTTACTGTAATGGATAGTAATAATGTGAGAGATAAAACTCTACTACTTGTAGATGATGTTGTTACAACAGGTGCAACTGTTAAATATTGTGCACAAGCGTTAAAAAACTGCGGAGCAGCTGAGGTTAGAGTTTTAACTCTAGCAAGGACTACAGCAAGATAAAACGTTTTTGCCTTATAAATTAAATTTTTTGAATTAATTGAGATAGTAATGAGTTTAAAGTATTGAGTCTATTTATTATTGCAATCTATGAAAAAATAATTAACCTCTATGAGCTATATTAATAAATATATTAAGATGAAAAACTTAATGTGGGGTGCAAGGTTTTCTTCTAGTCCAAGTGAAATATTAAAGAAAATTAACTCTTCCATAGATTTTGATAAAAATTTATATGAACAAGACATCAAAGCCTCGATAGTTCATTGCAAAATGCTTGCTAAGCAAAACATTATCAGCAATGAGGAGGAAGAGAGGATTATTTATGGATTAAATAAAATATTAGAGCAGATCACCAGTGGAGAGTTTGTATTTGATGTCGATCTTGAAGATATTCATATGAACATCGAAAATGGTTTGCAAAAGCTGATAGGTAAAACTGCCGGCAAATTACACACAGCGAGGTCAAGAAACGATCAGGTTGCAACAGATTTTAAGTTATGGGTGCGTGATGCTATAGATCAATTAGATGTAAAACTAAGAAATCTGCAAAAAACTATAATTAATCTCGCAGAAGAAAATTACAGTACAATAATGCCAGGTTTTACTCATTTGCAAATCGCTCAACCAATTATTTTTGGCCACCATATGATGGCATATTTTGAAATGCTAAGGCGTGATCGCTTGAGATTTCAAGATGCAAGAAAAAGATTAAATGAATGTCCTCTTGGGTCTGCAGCACTAGCTGGTACTTCGTTTCCTATAGATCGTCATTTTGTAGCAGCAGAACTAGGATTTGACAAACCTACAGATAACTCTTTAGATTCAGTTGCAGATCGAGACTATGCTATCGAGTTTTTATCTAGTGCTTCAATTTGCATAATGCATTTGTCACGTCTGGCTGAAGAGATAATTTTATGGTGCAGTTGCGGTTTTAAATTTATAGAACTTGCAGACAAAATAACAACTGGCAGTTCTATTATGCCACAAAAACGCAATCCTGATGCTGCAGAACTTATAAGAGCCAAAACAGGACGTATTTTCTCTGCACTGAGTACTCTATTAATAATAATGAAGGGATTGCCACTTTCTTACAGTAAAGATATGCAGGAAGATAAAGAGCCTGTTTTTTCTGCAACAAAGGATCTGAATTTGTGTATAGATGCAATGAGTGAGATGTTAAGCAGTGTTAAGGTTAACAAAGATGTTATGAAAAAAGCAGCAGAGTTGGATTTCTCAACAGCTACAGATATAGCCGATTGGTTAGTTAAAAATTTAGATATACCGTTTCGTGATTCTCATGAAATCACTGGAAAAATAGTAAAACTCGCAGAAGAAAAAAAGTGTAAGTTATCTGGGCTTAATTTAACAGAATTGCAAAAAGTAGAGTCAAGAATGACAGGTGATATTTTCTCTGTGATATCTGTAGATAATTCTGTTTCAAGCAAAACCAGTTATGGTGGCACTTCTCCAAAACAAGTGCTTAATACGATTGAAAAAGCTAAGCTATATTTAGAAGGTAATAATGATTAAAGATTATCTAAATAATCTATTATTGAAAATAAAAAAGCTTTTTAAAAATCCTCTATTTATTATACCTCCTGAAGTTGCACATACTTTAACAATTTTCACACTAAAAACTAACATCTTAGATGAGAATATAGAGTTACCAAAAATTTTAAATACTAAATTTTTTAATAATATTGTTAGAACTCCCTTAGGACTTGCTGCCGGTTTTGATAAAAATGCGGAAGTAATTAAGCCTATGTTATCCTTGGGGTTTGGGTTTACTGAAGTTGGCACAGTTACTAAAAAACCACAATGTGGTAATAAAAGGCCAAGGATTTTTCGTCTAACAGAAGATGAGGCAGTAATTAATAGCCTTGGTTTCAATAACAAAGGTGTTAATTATCTGATAAAGCAAATAGACACAAAAGAAGTAAACTCTTGTGTTTTTGGTATTAACATAGGTAGAAATAGCAGTGCAAAAGATCAGATAAGTGATTATGTAGATTTAATAAAAACTATATACGGATTTAGTGACTATATCACGCTTAATATCTCTTCTCCCAACACTCCTAATTTACGAGATTTACATAATAAGGAACAATTATCTAATTTGCTGCAAGCTGTCATTAGCACACGTAAATCTATTGATTATGCGCAGTCTATACCAATAATGTTAAAAATCTCTCCAGATATAGATCAGGAAACGAAAGAAAACATAGCTGAACTAGTGCTACAATACAAAATTGATGGTTTAATTATCAGCAATACAACGATTGGGTGTAGAGATAATTTGCAAGGCTTAAATAAAAAAGGGGGATTAAGTGGAAAACCTTTGTTTAAACTTTCAACACAGGTTTTGAGTGATATGTATAAATTAACAAAAGGTAAAGTATTGCTAATAGGTTGTGGAGGAATAAGCAGTGGGATGGATGCTTATGAAAAAATAAAATCTGGGGCATCGCTTGTGCAACTATACACTGCTATTGTGTATCATGGATTTAAGGTAATAAATAAAATCAACTTAGAACTTGCAGAGCTGTTAGAAAGAGATGGATTAAGTAGTGTTAGTCAAGCGGTAGGCTGCATACATAATTTTCAGCAAGAAAGTAATGAGCCTAATATAAATTCAAAACGCGTAGATTAAAGTTACAAACATTTAGATTGTAAGATGAGAGTAGAAAAAAGAATAAGAATATTAAAAATATAAACTTTAATTATAGGAGGTTTTAATTTAATTGACAATAAACCATATGAAATCAAAATTATATTTTTATACACAGATATGTCGCTACTTGATGCTGCACCAATATACAAACCCTTTAATTATCCATGGGCATATGACGCATGGCTTCAGCAGCAGAGGATACACTGGCTTCCAGAAGAAGTTCCGCTTGCTGATGATGTAAAAGATTGGAAAACTAAGCTCTCAGAAGTAGAAAAGAATCTGCTTACACAGATTTTTAGGTTTTTTACTCAAGCAGATATAGAAGTTAATAATTGCTATATGAAACATTATGCAAATATATTTAAACCAACAGAAATACTTATGATGCTAGCTAGTTTTTCTAATATAGAAACTATACATATAGCAGCTTATTCCTATCTTCTCGACACTATTGGCATACCAGAAAGTGAATATGAGGCATTTCTAAAATATGATGCAATGAGAAAAAAATACGAATATATGCTAGAATTTGAAGAAAGCCAAAAGGGCAATAAGAAACACATAGCTAAAACTCTTGCAGTATTTGGTGCTTTTACTGAAGGGCTGCAGTTATTTGCATCGTTTGCAATACTACTTAACTTTCAACGCTTTGGTAAAATGAAGGGGATGGGGCAAATAATTGCTTGGTCAGCACGTGATGAAACTTTGCATACCAATTCAATAATCATGTTATTTAATACATTTATTAGGGAGAATAGTGAGATATGGAATGATGAGTTTAAAGAAGAACTCTATTCTGCTTGTCGCTCTATCGTTGGTTTAGAAGATGAGTTTATTAAACTAGCTTTTGCTTTAGGTGATGTTGAAGGTTTATCTAAAGAGGAAGTTATGCAGTACATAAGGTACATAGCAGATAGGAGGCTTTTGCAACTTGGGCTGGAGCAAATATATAAAATAGAAAAAAACCCATTACCATGGTTGGACGAGATATTAAATGGTGTTGAACACACTAACTTTTTTGAAAATAGAGTGACAGAATATAGTCGTGCAGCTACTGAAGGAATTTGGGAAGAAGCATTTGCAGATGCTCATGATGGTGATGTAAAATAATGATAAATGCAGAAGAGCTCAAAGATCTTTTAAAAGATACATTAGAGCAAAATAAAGGCAGCGATATAGCTATTTTTGATGTAGGTAGAAAAACTGCTCTTGCAAGGTACATGATTATAGCGTCTGGTAATTCAAATAGGCATGTTAAATCTTTGGCAGAATATACTATAAAAACCCTTAAACAATACGGAAAAATGAACGTTGAGGGGATGGAGGAAGGTAATTGGGTAGCTGTTGGTTTTCGTGATGTGATTGTTCATATCTTAAAATCAGATGTAAGAGAATATTACCAAATTGATGAGCTGTGGAATGATGTGGCTTTATGAGGTCAGAATTTTTAAATTTTATTAAAGATAGGGGATATCTTTATCAGTGTACTAATCTTGATGGCTTAGATAAGCTTATGTCTAGTTCTACTGTAGTGGCTTATATTGGTTTTGATTGCACAGCGCCAAGTCTGCATATTGGCAGTCTAATACAGATTATGATACTAAGACATTTGCAGAAATTTGGGCATAAAGCAATAATTTTACTTGGTGGTGGTACAACAAAAATCGGTGATCCAACCGGTAAAGATAAAGCACGGGAAATCCTTGATGAAAACACAATTAGTAGCAACACCAGTGGAATAAAAAAAACGTTAGAAAAGTTTATATCTTTAGAAGATGCCACTTTGGTAAACAATGCAGATTGGTTAAACAGTTTAAAATATATAGATTTTCTACGCGATGTAGGTGTACACTTTTCCATAAACAGAATGCTTAATTTTGACAGCGTCAAAACTCGCTTGGAGAGGGAGCAAAGCTTAAGTTTTTTAGAGTTTAATTACATGTTACTACAAGCCTATGATTTTGTTGAACTGAGTAGAAATTGCGGATGTCGTTTGCAGATTGGTGGGTCTGACCAATGGGGTAACATAGTAAACGGTATTGAACTTGGGAGTAAGTTAAACTTACCTGAACTTTTTGGCTTAACTACACCACTAATTATGACCAATGCAGGAAAAAAAATGGGAAAAACTGCAGGAGGTAAGACTATATGGCTTGATAGTGAAATGTGCTGTTCGTATGATTACTGGCAATATTTTCGCAATATAGAAGATAATAATTTAGGTTATTTTTTACGACTGTTTACAGAATTATCACTCGATGAAATAAAGGAATTAGAGTTTCTAAAAGATCAAGAGATTAATGAAGCAAAAAAAATTCTTGCAACAGAAGCAACAAAAATATGTCATGGGAAAGATGCTGCTCAAGATGCAGAAAAAGCTGCAGTTGCTAATTTTGAAAATAAAGATAGCTCTTTGTTACCAAATGTTTACATAGAAAAGCAAAAAATAGGAGATGTTGGTATATCAGCAGTAGAATTATTGCACATTACCTGTCTTGTGGGGTCAAAAGGAGCAGCGAAACGTTTAGTTGAAGGTGGTGGATGTAAGATAAATGATGAAGTTATAAGTAATTCAAATCAACTAGTTACTTTGGAAGATTTTGATGCAAGTGGGTTTATTAAATTATCTATTGGGAAAAAACGTCATATTAGGGTTACTCTGCTTTTCTAGAATTTTAAAAATTATCAATTGATTATCTCAATTTTCCATCTTTAGCCTTTCTATTTGAAATTTAAATCACGCTTGTATTGCTTCTTCCTTACGGTTCACTTTTTAGATCAATTATTTAAACCAATATCATGTTAAGCGTAGGAATTGAAGTGGTAAAGCAACAGGCAAAAATATCTCCTCAAAAATGTGGGATATATAAGATGCTGGATGTTCATGGTAATTTTCTTTATATTGGTAAGGCAAGGAATCTAAATATAAGGCTTGCTGATTATTTAAGAACTAATACATTAGCTCGGCGTATTAGAAACATGATTGCTCAAATTGCAAATATTGAAATTATAGTCACTCAAAATGAAGCTGAAGCTTTATTACTTGAAGCACAGTTAATAAAAGCGCTAAAACCGCGTTATAATATAATGCTAAAAGATGATAAATCTTATCCATATATTGCCATCTCTCAGCATGAATACCCAAGAATTAGCAAGTATAGAGGACATTTAAAAGATGGATATTATTATTACGGTCCCTTTCCTTCTGTATCTGCTGTAAATAATGTAATTATTTCTATTTGTAAGACTTTCTTATTACGTACGTGTTCAGATAGAAATTTTTCTTCAAGAGCTAGGCCATGTATTGAGTATCAAATAAAACGTTGCTCTGCTCCTTGTGTGCAGAAGATATCACAAATGAATTACATAAGCTCAGTTAAACAAGCACAGAAAACGTTATCAGGCAGAAGTAAGGAAGTGCAAACGCAGCTGCTTACTGCGATGAAGCAGCACAGTAAAAATATGAATTATGAGTTAGCTGCGGTGCTGCGAGATAGGTTAAGATCGCTGCAGGCAATTCAGATGAAAATAATTGATTTTTGTTTTCCTGAAGATGCAGATTTTATCGGTATTGCTGAAAAATTAGATAGCTTCTGCGTTCAAGTTTTGTCATTTAGAAATGGATATAATTATAATAGTACTCCCTATTTCCTTTATGAAAATAACAATGTGACTGGCGATGAAATTTTAACTGCTTTTATCATGCAGTTTTACAAAATTAACATTCCAAACAAAATTTTTACTCATTTAAGTGTTAATGAACCTGATGTGATGAGCCAGGCGCTCAGCAAAATTGCTGGACACCAGGTGGAAGTATTGTGTGCAAAAAATGACGCAGAGCTTAAGCTACTTGAGTTTGCAAATAACAATGCTGAGCAAACTCTTATAAGTAAGTCTTTAACATCTACAGAAACTTTAGAAAAATTAAAAGGTATAGTTAGAGTTTTTTCTTTATCTTATATTCCAGAGCGTATTGAGGTGTATGACAATAGTCATATATCTGGTAATCAGCAGATAGGAGTAATGATTGTTGCAGGGAAGGATGGTTTTTTGAAGAATGAGTATAGAAAATTTTCTATAAATACAAGTAAAAAAAGTGATGATTATGCAATGATTGAAGAAGTGCTTAAAAGAAGATTCTCTGGTAAAATAAAAAATGTTGCACCAGACCTTTTGCTCATTGATGGTGGACCAGGCCATCTCTCGGTAGTGAGCAATACATTAAAAAAATTGCAGCTAAATATTCCTTTTGTTTGTATGGCCAAGGGACATGATCGCAACGCGGGGTGCGAAAATTTTTATATGTTAAACAGAGGAGCTTTTACTTTAAAGAAAGATGATAAGATCATGCTTTATTTGCAATTTTTACGTAATGAAGCTCATCGTTTTGCTATAACAACACATAGGAAGAAGCGTGATAAGCTTTTTATATTATCGCAACTAAATAAAGTTCCAGGTATTGGTAAAAGTAGGAAAAAAGCATTGCTTTCTTACTTTGGTTCTGTGCAAGCAATAAAAGATGCCTCGCTGCTTGATATTAAAAACGTTCCTGGGATTAATGCAAAGTTAGCTAAAATAATATTTGATTATTTATCGAATAATGTGTACTAGACAGAACATAATCTATAGCTAACCCAAGTAAGATTTCCCTAATTCTTGAAAAATAAAATTGATGGCACCATTAATATTTGGCCAAAAAGTCAGCAGCACTTTTCGTACTGAATGCTTAACCGCAAACCAAAAATGTTCAATTGGATTGAGATCAGGGGAGTATGGTGGCAAAAATAAAACTTTGCATCCAGCATTTTCAATTAATTCTCTCACTCTTTCAGACTTATGAAAGCTTGCATTATCAATATTTGTCCTTGCTTCAGTATTGGAATAAGTATATTTCTAACGTATATTGTAAAAACCTGACTGTTACAATAACCTTCAAATACACATGGTCCTTTACATTTTTCCTTCGTTTAGAGCTCCAATTATACTGATCCTTTTTCTCTTAAATGCAGGTTTATTTGCGTATAACCTTTTCCCTTTTTTAGCCCAACCATAGGCATAAAATTCATTGTCTTCAATACCTGATTCATCTATGAATACAACTTCTCTATTTCTGCTATTTTTTCTATAAACTTTCTATCTCATTCCTTTCCTGATAGAGAAAGGTTTTTTTATATGTATACCCCTCTTTTTTAAGATAGTTGTATGCAGTATTTTTGCACATTTTTCCAAATCTTTTAATTATTCGATCAGTTCTGATCTTTTTGTAAAAATTCGGTAAATTCACTCAAATCTTTTATTTTATGACTATGCCCTTTTTAGAAGAAGGTCCTATATTACCAGATTCTTTTTCTCCATAAATATATCGTCTTTACGTTTAATTTAAATGTCTCACCTATTTCCTTTAGAGTTACTTTTTTCTCCTCAACTGCTTTTAAAACACGTTCTCTCAAATCTTTACTTTGGCATATCCTTCCTTTTTATTGCTTAACTTTAACCTATTCCTTCTTTTAGGTAAATCTATATTGGATTAGCTATAGAACCGGTGCCATTGCTGAATTTTTAAGGCTGGTATTACAAAAAGAAGGAAATTTTGACTTTAATAAAAAAATGGCAATACAAGATTATGGCTTTATTGAGGGAGGTAATGATGCATTAAATCTTAGTGTTGTATGTAAGTCTATTAACGCAGAAGCTAGACAGCATGCAAATATTAACTTAAAAAAATGTGAAAGAAAAATTACCACATTACTCACTCAACTGAAAGGAATAGAACATTTAGCAGAACATCAATATATGGAGAGATAATAGAAATTTCCTAATTATTCAAATCATAAAACAGTTGCTGTGAGCAGGATTTAAAAATTTTTGAAAAAATAACAAAATTCCGCTAAAATTCTGCTTCCATGATTGTGAATGTATATGATATAAAGAGAATGCCAATCTGGAGAGATCAAGGCTGTAGAGGCGGCCTTTAAAGTGGCAGATGTATAGGAAAAAAAGATCTGAATATATTGAATAGGATCTTTGGCGACCTACTGAATAGTTTTAGCTATTTTAAGATTTTTTCTTAAAACAAGATTGATACCTTTGTGGTCATATGCTTTAAAACATACGACTATAGCGCTTCCAATTATCAATTGGTAGTCCTCTCATGGTGGGAATCCGTGAAAAGGGCTAAAAACGCTCCTCTCTCTGATGTTGTACACGTGCTTTTTCTCCAGATTGGCACTAAATCAACAATAGGTCGATTAAAAAATCAACACAATATATCCAAAATAAACAATAACTCAGTAAAAATTCTACTTAATATTTTAATTTTTCCTTTTTAATTACAGGAGTATGAGATGGGATAGCAAAAATTTCTTGAATTTGCAAGATTTATATCATTTTAAGTAATCTCTTGCTTGAGAGGTTAAAATACGTCCTCTAGGTGTACGTTGCAGAAAATTTATTCTAATTAGATAAGGCTCAACAGCTTCTTCAAGATTTCCTTTATCTTCAGATAGCGCAACTGAGATAGTATCAATCCCAACTGGATCTGCAGAGTTAGCAATAAACTTTAAGTAATTAATGTCCAGCTTGTCTAAACCCATTTTATCAATTCCAAGTTTTTGCAGCGCATAATCTGCAATACTATGTGTGATTGTATCGCTGCTATTTTGCAAAAAATCCCTAATTCTTCTTAGTAATCTTAAAGCAATTCTTGGTGTGCCACGGGCACGATTTGCAATTTCTTGCGCACCTTCATTATCAATGCTAGTAGATAATAAGCTTGCTCCTCTTTTTATTATACTAATAAGCTCTTCGAATGAGTAAAATTCTAAATGCACTGGAATGCCGAAGCGATCTCTTAAAGGACCAGAAAGCAAGCC
This sequence is a window from Candidatus Mesenet endosymbiont of Phosphuga atrata. Protein-coding genes within it:
- the dnaE gene encoding DNA polymerase III subunit alpha, with product MFIHLRTHSVYSLLKGSIKIEELVSLCVQNNMPAVAITDLGNLFGSLEFAEYAAAKGVQPIIGCVLMVKYLDNTKTAPALLLAKNKQGYINLVNLVSESFKKCKHQNDNPYIDIDHLFSLRDGIIVLTGGNDGILSQLILEGSKDSISIINNLLSFFEGNIYVELQRHGFKEGVEEKLIDFAYSNNVPLVATNGVLFASRDDYEAYDALTCIAAGGYVLDESRNKLTSEYYFKSNSEMQKLFSDIPEAINNTMLIAQKCAFMPKAQDPILPKFPCSSGKTEADELKEQASSGLQLRLASYSLDDEAERKYYDRLNYELDVIISMNYPGYFLIVSDFICWSKKNGIPVGPGRGSGAGSLVAWALQITELDPLKFGLIFERFLNPGRISMPDFDIDFCQEGRDNVISYVKEKYGYVAQIITFGKLQAKAVLRDVGRVMQMPYSQVDKICKMIPFNPVNPVTLSQAIAMDKNLQRERDSDKTVSRLLDISLKLEGICRHVSTHAAGIVICDRKLEDLIPIYYDPNSDLPITQYSMKYVEKAGLVKFDFLGLSTLTLIKHTCNLINRDEEKFNISSISLSDKKTYELLSSGDSIGIFQLESSGMRETLIKLKPDCIEDIIALISLYRPGPMNNIPTYIARKHGLEKVDYLHPMLENVLKETFGVIIYQEQVMEMARIMSGYSLVEADLLRRAMGKKIKEEMDQQRKTFINGAVKNGIDTERASYIFDLIAKFAGYGFNKSHAAAYALISYQTAYLKANYPLEFFTALMNLNINDRDKLSLFCNAAKLSGVKILPPNISYSQAEFSIENGAICYGLGALRNVGVSAAQEITNKRTKPYSDIWDFLNSTGCNLLNKRLLESVIKSGACDSVHKNRKQLHDSVGTLLDFANQNRQDFNQSSLFGNLEVTKPNLTSTEDWQQEEKLEQEFFALGFYLQNHPLEKYQKLLEKLKINFIGNTKNHKGGIIAGIISNVRMRTSERGRFAIVTISDPYNISEVAFYDDKIIEEKRELFLVGLAIIIDLGVIGDNARLVGRNIYDFSGKVASMINQLIIEVEDTSNIAELSLILKPKGRSKVTIVVIVQDYSVEIKLQDGYLITQDIIKQISDLRWIKKIEFS
- a CDS encoding ComF family protein, with protein sequence MRIVTRVINLLFPRVCLNCNCIISENKDLCNECYQKIDFLNQNYCDLCGCIITSNANLCGKCIADSPPFSMLRSAFAYNADSKNMIISLKFFDNTNYVKTYAQWMYEKNRDMFIGVDSIIPVPLHRWRLFQRKYNQAALLAKAISCLSNVSCQLFAVKRSINTHAQTGLSTKQREANVKRAFTVMDSNNVRDKTLLLVDDVVTTGATVKYCAQALKNCGAAEVRVLTLARTTAR
- the argH gene encoding argininosuccinate lyase — encoded protein: MKNLMWGARFSSSPSEILKKINSSIDFDKNLYEQDIKASIVHCKMLAKQNIISNEEEERIIYGLNKILEQITSGEFVFDVDLEDIHMNIENGLQKLIGKTAGKLHTARSRNDQVATDFKLWVRDAIDQLDVKLRNLQKTIINLAEENYSTIMPGFTHLQIAQPIIFGHHMMAYFEMLRRDRLRFQDARKRLNECPLGSAALAGTSFPIDRHFVAAELGFDKPTDNSLDSVADRDYAIEFLSSASICIMHLSRLAEEIILWCSCGFKFIELADKITTGSSIMPQKRNPDAAELIRAKTGRIFSALSTLLIIMKGLPLSYSKDMQEDKEPVFSATKDLNLCIDAMSEMLSSVKVNKDVMKKAAELDFSTATDIADWLVKNLDIPFRDSHEITGKIVKLAEEKKCKLSGLNLTELQKVESRMTGDIFSVISVDNSVSSKTSYGGTSPKQVLNTIEKAKLYLEGNND
- a CDS encoding quinone-dependent dihydroorotate dehydrogenase — its product is MIKDYLNNLLLKIKKLFKNPLFIIPPEVAHTLTIFTLKTNILDENIELPKILNTKFFNNIVRTPLGLAAGFDKNAEVIKPMLSLGFGFTEVGTVTKKPQCGNKRPRIFRLTEDEAVINSLGFNNKGVNYLIKQIDTKEVNSCVFGINIGRNSSAKDQISDYVDLIKTIYGFSDYITLNISSPNTPNLRDLHNKEQLSNLLQAVISTRKSIDYAQSIPIMLKISPDIDQETKENIAELVLQYKIDGLIISNTTIGCRDNLQGLNKKGGLSGKPLFKLSTQVLSDMYKLTKGKVLLIGCGGISSGMDAYEKIKSGASLVQLYTAIVYHGFKVINKINLELAELLERDGLSSVSQAVGCIHNFQQESNEPNINSKRVD
- a CDS encoding ribonucleotide-diphosphate reductase subunit beta, with product MSLLDAAPIYKPFNYPWAYDAWLQQQRIHWLPEEVPLADDVKDWKTKLSEVEKNLLTQIFRFFTQADIEVNNCYMKHYANIFKPTEILMMLASFSNIETIHIAAYSYLLDTIGIPESEYEAFLKYDAMRKKYEYMLEFEESQKGNKKHIAKTLAVFGAFTEGLQLFASFAILLNFQRFGKMKGMGQIIAWSARDETLHTNSIIMLFNTFIRENSEIWNDEFKEELYSACRSIVGLEDEFIKLAFALGDVEGLSKEEVMQYIRYIADRRLLQLGLEQIYKIEKNPLPWLDEILNGVEHTNFFENRVTEYSRAATEGIWEEAFADAHDGDVK
- the rsfS gene encoding ribosome silencing factor — its product is MINAEELKDLLKDTLEQNKGSDIAIFDVGRKTALARYMIIASGNSNRHVKSLAEYTIKTLKQYGKMNVEGMEEGNWVAVGFRDVIVHILKSDVREYYQIDELWNDVAL
- the tyrS gene encoding tyrosine--tRNA ligase → MRSEFLNFIKDRGYLYQCTNLDGLDKLMSSSTVVAYIGFDCTAPSLHIGSLIQIMILRHLQKFGHKAIILLGGGTTKIGDPTGKDKAREILDENTISSNTSGIKKTLEKFISLEDATLVNNADWLNSLKYIDFLRDVGVHFSINRMLNFDSVKTRLEREQSLSFLEFNYMLLQAYDFVELSRNCGCRLQIGGSDQWGNIVNGIELGSKLNLPELFGLTTPLIMTNAGKKMGKTAGGKTIWLDSEMCCSYDYWQYFRNIEDNNLGYFLRLFTELSLDEIKELEFLKDQEINEAKKILATEATKICHGKDAAQDAEKAAVANFENKDSSLLPNVYIEKQKIGDVGISAVELLHITCLVGSKGAAKRLVEGGGCKINDEVISNSNQLVTLEDFDASGFIKLSIGKKRHIRVTLLF